ACTTCGACCAGTCGATTCTAACGTCTATCTAATTTCGTCGCTTACGAAATCAAACACCTTCAGTAGTATAAACGATGATCGAAGTGCTTAGACATGAGTTCTTCGTTAGCTGCCACTTCGTATTCCGATTTAGGAAAGCGATCAATGCAACTAAAATATGGAAAGTCACTGAAGATAAACTCTGTTAACAAGTAAGTTCTGGAGCTTATATAGGTCTCCCAACATTTTCGGACAAATataccctttgccacgtcacTTAGTTAAACGGCGTTTTCTCCAATTCTGCATTCCTTGTAACGACGTAAAACAcagtctttttttttgtaataacaaaccacaagggtttttttggaacaacatcaaaccacagagttttttttttggaatttacccaattACTTACATTAATTATTAAACATCTCTCTTATTATAAATAAggataaatttgagaaaatATTGTTAAAAGTGCATTGGTAATAtaaaacgacatataaaaaaataccaAATTGAAAATCCCAAAACGACATCTATTTGAGATCATATGGAGTGTGTGTTTCAggatttttctttctaaaaTTGTAAATGATGTTAAACTTGTATAATATTAAGCTTATgtatagtttgttaaatttatagtttatatgtttattattgaatttatatatttaaacgaATAAACATACTTGTGAATTATATAAGACATGAATGAAATTAGGACCGTCTACTCATTAAAGTAATAAGACAAAACGAGtaattcaaaatataaaagGATAAGAGTACGAGAATGATATTAGTCATTGATATCCTAACTATTGCCATCTCTTGAAGCAATTTTTGGAATTTAACTAAATTTCTTATACTTCAAATTCTACAAATTATGGAAGCATGATACTTGAGCAAAAACTAAAGAAATTATACTAAGTTGAGTTTAGTTTTTAGTCTTTAAATAtccatatatgaaaatatatatttaattttttaaataaaaaaacattttaaaaaaataaatttatttattaagtgttttttaattaaatttgaattttaatatttttatttaatagtaaaataattatatatttagtttttaaaataaGTACTTAACAGATTAAAAAGTTTATATGAAAAATCATTAAAAAGTTTAATTCACGAGTTGTTCACGAGTTTGTTTGCAAGTTTTGCCCATAATCAATTCATTTAATTCAATTCATAAACTTAGCTCGCAAACAATTCAtcaattagaattttttttaacacaaaattgcatagttttgaaatctacaaaactatgatgttttatatttttctatttatagaaatattattattaaaaaaatcaaacttgTTCACGAACGTGTatatgaacattataatcgagcttgctTATAAGTTTGTTAATGAACCTAActcgagctttcgagccgagtttcACTGTGCTAAAGCTCGATTCCTTTATAAATTAAGTCGAACACGATCGAACCGAACACGAAACCGCTCATAAGCGCAGCTCATTTACAACCCCTGCACCTATAAATATAGGTCACTAtatcatgttgaattttaaaagtaaataaatttatcaaaattcaAACAAACCGTAAtagaaattttaataataaatggaGTCGTTAGAATTCAAATTGCTAATATTTTTGTCAAAGAAATCGGATAACATGTCAAAGAACCATTTAAATCGAGACATTTAACcgggaaaataaaaataaacagtTATATATGGCTCAAAAATAACCTTCATATATTTATGTTAACATTTTGTACAATAGCAGGAATTCCAAGATCAAAATTGAATAATCTAGAAACTAGAAGCTTACAAAAAGCTAGTAAAAATCCTGCTTACGAAATAACGGtaaaaaaatactcctaacgtgtTGTGTTATACGCCAGAAGAAGTGTAAGTACACTCTTAACGTTTTAAATAATACAATTTCACCGTCATCGTTTTTTTCCTAGCTCGGCCTCGCCTCTTTTTAAGCCAATAACGATCAATTTCGATCCGATCGGTGATTTCCAATAAATTTAGGGAAAAACTGACAAAAACGGtgaaggtaaaattgcactcaTATCGTTTTTAACCTAGCTCAGTTTTACCCTTTTCAAAATGAATTCCCGATTCCATTGGTAATTTCCGTAGATTTACCAACGtaattcttttaaaaaaaggaaaaaccgAATTAGGGTAAAAACGAtgaggataaaattgcactcTCGTACGTTGTTAGCCGATTTTTAGCCCGCATTCCTCGATATTGCAACTCGAGAATGCATTCATTAGAAGAAAGTGTCAAAATTGTTGCTGAAAATTCTCAAAATTTAGGCAGACAATAGGGTGATGAATATTGTCATAGTGCTGGTAATAAGTATCATAAACCAACCTCTACTCGTCCGGTGAACGGCCGCCTTATTCCCCGGAGAATCCCGTAACGAATTCACAACTCTTGTGGAAACTAGCTTTATAGTTGCAAAGCAAATGAAGAAAAGACTTATTGCAAAAACAGCAAGCTCTTTGCTCTCCAAATTTGCTTGATTATCTATTACTTTCTGAACATCTAATCTgaagtaaaaaaaatacaaacttGTTAGCCGGAAAACCGGAAAATGAAACGGGTAAAATTGAGCGACGGTCATTCAACTTTTACCTATTGTTTTTTGACGGTAATTGACTTTTCGGATAAGGGTCAAATTTGTCACCGAATATTAGGaaagatcaattttatctttattgtAAATAACGGTAGAATTCTAGCTCAATTTTACTTTCGTCGTAGAAAATCTAGTTTAGTTTTACGTTTTTATAAGTAAATGATGATGAAAATTAGCGACGGAATTTCATAAAAAGGGTACAATTGAGCTAGGATTTCCACCATGAGGACAAAATTGAGTCCATTTTGTATGATGgggtaaaattaaaattttccaaTAACTTTAGGAgcaaaattgaattttattttgtgCCATAAAAAGAActgaattttgattttgttcCATTGATTAAAGTCACTGTAATGAATTTCCAACCTGGCTTATGAACTCGATCCACGTCGAAGTTTAGGAGACGCTTATTAGCACTGCCAATGTCACGTCAGCAATAGAAATCTTCCAAAATTTcaatttgttgttgtttataGACTGCGATTGGAGTGCTTTTGTTGCTGACATGGCGTTGCACGGCTCAAAAAGTGGTTTGATCCATGTCAAAGTGATGCCACGTCATCTTTATCGGCATGTTGGAAAATTCATAAAAGTGATTTTAGTGCGATAAAAATCAATATTTAGTTAATTATATGACACAAATTAAAGTTTCACGATTGTAGTGAATTAATAGATAAAGTTGAGTGACCgtcgttttattttttatccaaATAAAACTAGATCTATTAAGAGAAAAGTTCAATGCGACTTAAAATGTATTGACTTTTATTGAAGTTTTGGAGTTTGTTTCATTAAGGTCAATGAACTTCatatttgatttcaataaacTCATtccacccttgtggtgggatcccttcccggaccctcgctcagcggggacgcgtaatgcgaccgggccgccctttttaaaCTCATTCCAGAAAATTTGTATAAAAAACTCACTGGAATATTGACATGATACAAAACACAGTTGATTATATGTCAAGTGAGCGACATGGCGCATATATCTGACTTTTATGGCTGACGTGGCAGCCATGTGTGTGTGCCACATCACACATCCTAAACCAATAAAACACAAATTCTTATCCGACCCGAGGCTTAGTTGGCATATAGTCAACAGTCTTTTATGTCACATCAACATTCCGATGAGtttttttatacaaatttaCCAGAATGACTTTATTAAAATCAGAAGtaaagtttaattattttattaaacgaTAATGAAGCTCAAAGTCATTTATGAAATAGACTTCCAAACTTCACTAACCGTTGATGCAATCTACGCATTAATGGAAAAAAAATGCTCATCAAAATTCTTACCTTAGCATTATATTTTCTTTGACTAATGCATCCATACTCGAAACTAGGCCGCCTTTCCACGACTCTAGATCTTCAACTCCTTTAGCCTGATAAGGGAAAAGAAACCATATAATTAGCTTTTTGGTGGTAGAGCCGGAACAAAATACTCGAGATTCAATGGatgaaaaaatgttaaaaattacttttttggACTAAACATCGGGACGGATATTTCTGTCGCAGATTCCGTCACTAATTTCAAATCGCTATAGGTTCTTAATAGAATAAACTATGGAAAAATGGCCTGAATACATCAGGGATCCCTAAACTTGATCCAGAAAACCGCCATGAACTTTGGAGATatcttgttttattttattctgaAAGAGAAGATATCGTCTATATACTTACTTAAAGTGACTTATTGACTACTAGAACTTACTAAAAATGACATATTGATCCTTAAACTAGTTTAAAATAAGGCAAAAAAGCATCATTagacccctgatctttcattttttggtctTTTAATGGGATACATTAACccctaatcatttatttttggtctcattaagccatttatgaccaaattagcaagttatgaacatctaattctgttgaaaatacgttattaacttcatctgtatttgaaattattaaaaaaatatattttttacagtttctcTACAAccacattacacatccaaaaatgctttcaaacagtgaaaaattacaaatttcgaatgcagGCGCAATGAATAACAGCCAATTAACCGaatttatgttcaaaattacttttttttatcataaaggacttaatgagacaaaaaataaatgatcaggggcttaatgtatccaaataaaagatcaagagtttaatgaaccaaaaaaatgaaagatcaggggcctaatggtactttttgccttttaaaataacctactagctccctgaacttgcttaaagtgataagCGCTTCAACTTGTGCAAATTGCCTCTTACTCTACCACGTAGCACTAGGGGGTTCATCAtgtcactttaagtaagttcGGGAGGCTAACGAGACATACTTAAAGTTAAGGGGGCAATCGGGTTTTTAGCGACTTTGATGTATTCAGCCTACAATACAATTTTTTGGGGAGTAAGCATCAAAACAGATATCCGTCACAGATTCTGCCGCAGATTACAAATCCGCTACAGACTCCAAATAGAGTGAAATTATAAACGAAAATTAATCATTTAGCGACACAAATTTCATcgataattataaatatgaaagtTGAAAGAAATGTACCAATTGTTGCTTCCATTCCATAAGACTATTAATTTCTGTTTTGCTGCTCTTCAACAGAGAAGAAATTCTGTATAGCTCTTTCTCAAGGTCGGGCAGAAGATCACCTTGTCTCTGATTCATCTCTTTAATGAATTCTTCGAGTGCCGAAAAGTTCAGCTCAAGCGACCTCACCTTCTGCAGCAAGATCTTTAGAACAGTATCACCAGGTATTCTGCTAACTGTCTGCTGTCTAACTTCAATTACCGGAGCAGGAATCGGAATCTTCTTCGTCGTTGCTGTCGTCGTTGTTTCGTTCTTCGTCGCGGAATCATCAGTCGCATTTCGAACTTTGTTGCCTTTTCCACCAAGTTCCAATACCGGTGTTGCAATTAACGTAGGCTTCAGCAACTTACTGGCGTTGCCTTCTTCCGACGGGATGAGAAGATCTTCGAGCATTCGTTCGATCGCATCGACACCGAACACCTCAACAATGCTCAACGTGCAGTAAAATTCGGACCCGTAATGCCCTAAAAGGTCTAATTTCAAGTATCTAACCCATTTAGGTTCATAAAGTTTGAAAGTTTGCCCTTGCTTAACATTAGCAGCAGTAAAATTCCCCAATTGAGTCCACATTTCGGTCGGGTAATTCGAGCTTCCCGACAAGTTAAACTCCTTCAAATTAGAAGAATAATGCTCAAAATTAGCAACTTTAAGAACATCCACCAACGTTTCCTCCGACAGCTCAATCACGACAAACTTTCCGACAGCCGAACACGGGTTCCGTAGGTACTTATCTTTATCATGAACCAAAATGTTTTCTGCCCCTTTTGCTTCCTTATTATGTGCTACAACTTTTGCACCCTTTACCGCCGAGGCATAGTTGTATTCTTTTCCGTCGGGTTCGAGTCTGTGAGTGATGTTCGCAAGCTGCGACggaacttcttcttctttttcgcgCATCGAAACGTTTAGAAACTCGTCGAGATTGAGAAAAGATGTGGAATCAATAGATCTTAGGTTTGTTTTGGTTCCTGCTTTCAATCCTTCTGCATTTTGAGCTTTACATACGAAAGATCGGTAGCCTAAAAAGCTCGCGATTACGTCTTCTAACCTATCGATTTCGGAAATCGAGTACTTCTGGTTACCGATATTGATGTCTACTGCGGATTTGTTGCAGCCGGAAGTTATGTTGAGCTCTAGAAGAAGTCCATTTGTGGTATTGTAGATTCTTTCTTCAAAGTATGAGTTATCTTTGCAAACACCACCACAAGGTAAGCTTCTGTTACTGAGCACTGAATTTCCTGAAAAATGCATGAACCACGAGTTAGTATGAATGTACGTATACGGGCGGACGCACGATAAAGTTAACGGGGAATTTTTTAAAGGGGGTTGCTGAGTGAGCTGGAGTCAGCTGGGGATTTTGACGGGCGCCAAAATCCTTCACCCACCGTCCTAAACTGAAGGGGCTAAGGCCCCTAGCTATAGTGTCGGTCTCCCCTATGTATGTATAGGGGCGGACGAATGATAAAGTTACAGAGGGCAAAATTTTAAAGGGGTTTGCTGACTGGAGTGGGGCCAACTGGGGATTTTGAAGGGCACCAAAATCCTACACCCACTATACTAAACTGTATTTTTGGGCTGGTGAGGGCTAAGGCCCCTAGCCATAGTGTCGGTTTGCCCTGTGTATGTATAGGGGCAGAGGGCAAAATTTTAAAAGGGTTGCTGATTGGGCTGGGGCCAGTTGGGAATTTTGACGGACACCAAAATCCTTCACCCACTATATTAAACTGTATTTTTGGGTTGGTGGGGCCCAAGGCTCCCAGTCATAGTATCGGTCTGCCcctgtatgtatgtatgtataatAACTTACACTCAAACGCCTAATTTTCCCCGAAACTATCAAAAAGACCTCTCTGCTACCTCAACTAGCTTGAAACGACTTTTCTATCACTTCAACTTGGTTAAAACAACATTTCTGTtacctcaacttgcttaaatcGACTTTTCTGTcatctcaacttgcttaaattgACACTGGCACGTAGAGTATGCAGTGCCGCTATGAGGAAATAAGGGGTTAATCATGACAATTTAAGTAGTTTAGATGTATTATTCGCGACATCTCAAGTCGAAACTCAACTCGAGATGATCCAAATCcgtacccccccccccccccgaatTCACGTGCCATAATTAAGTTAATTAAACAAATCACTACCCAATTCAAAATCCAAATTCACAATAATTCCCTAATGTTCTATCATTATTTAAGTAGTTTAGATGCATTATTCGCGACATCTCAAGTCAAAACTCAACTCGAGATGATCCAAATCCGTACCCCAAATTCCCTAATTTCGTTAATTAAACAAATCACTACCCAATTAAAAACAGAAAATTCAAATGCATAACCCCGAATTCACGTGCCCTAATTCGGTTTATCAAACAAATCACTACCCAATTAAAAACAGAAAATTCAAATCCGTACTTTCCGAATTCATGTGCCCTAATGTTTAATCATTATTTAAGTAGTTTAGATGCATTATTCGCGACATCTCAAGTCGAAACTCAACTCAACTCGAGATGATCCAAATCCGTACCCCCAAATTCACGTGGCCTAATTAGGTTAATTAAACAAATCACTACCCAATTCAAAATCCAAATTCACAATAATTCCCTAAtgttttattgttatttaaGTACTTCTGATGTATCATTCGCCACATCTCAAGTCGAAACTCAACTCGAGATGATCCAAACCCGTACCCCCAAATTCACGTGCCCTAATTCAGTTAATTAAACAAATCACTACCCAATTCAAAATCCAAATTCACAATAACTCCTTAATGTTTTATCATTATTTAAGTAGTTTAGATGTATTATTCGCAACATCTCAAGTCGAAACTCAACTCGAGATGATCCAAATCAAATCCGCACCCCCAAATTAACAAACCCTAATTCTGTTAATTAAACAAATCACTACCCAATTAAAAACAGAAAATTCAAATCCGTACCTCTGAATTCATGTGCCCTAATGTTTAATCATTATTTAAGTAGTTTAGATGTATTATTCGCGACATCTCAAGTCGAAACTCAACTCAACTCGAGACAATCCAAATCCATACCCCCAAATTCACGTGCCCTAAAAttccattaattaaacaaatcACAACCCAATTCAAATTTGACAATCTCCAACAAAATgggatgaaaaaaaaaaaagagaaaaagatgaaaactTTACCTTCATTATTCTGATGACTGAGACCAAGTCTAGAATACAGCAACAAAAGAAGAACCCAAAGCAAAAGAATCAAAGATAAAGACACCTCATAAAAATGTCTTCTTTTATtcttattcttattattatttgtactaataataatattattcttGCCCCCATTTTCATTTCGACATTTCTTCATTTGTTCTTCCAGAAAGATGGGAGGAGGAGGATATTTGGgggttttttgaatttttttctatttttgtttgggtgtatgtgtttttgtaaatgactgagaaaattgattaaaaaacccatttttgaattattaattttgattatttggTTTGAATTCCATGTTTTTATGAGTTTTGTGGTTTGTTTGACTCCAGCTATTTCGGAAACTTCTGGTGTAGCGTAAGTTCGGAGATTACTGTTTTTGTTTGTCTGACTGACTAAAATGTCCAGCTCACTGTGGTCTTAGCTCTTACTAACGGCAGTATTTTAGGGCTGCTCTTTGAATCTATGAAATTAGTCCTTTGATtcgggttaaatgcaccattgatCATTGTGGTTGCTTTAAAATGGTTACTCAATTTCATTTCTTTTCgataaaatcatttaattttaaattacgtctcaataaaatcacccCGACAACTTCAAGTGCTTATGTGGTCGGCCTTAACGAAGATTTGCTAAAAATACACTAGAAATATGATGCGGTTTCTACGCCAGCACTAGTCAACTTTCACCGATGACTGAAACAATGCGTGATTTCGATAAGTTAGGCGATAGTCACGTGTCATTTCGGTTAGCGGTGAAAATTAACTAGTGCTGATGTGTAAGTCACGTCATATTcctggtgttttttttttgcttttgaaaTTATCGGgatgactttattgaaacaaaataaagttgagtggccattttAAGATAACCataaaagttcagtgaccaatgatgcatttaacctTTTTTTAAGATTAAAAGTGAATAAATTACAATCACGTCCATTGAACTTTAGTTATTTTTATAGTATGGTTGTTAAATTTCAAACACAATATGAAAGTAAATTAACTTTACAACTTTTTTTTACGTTATAACCACTAAAATAAATTTCGACTAACACATCAAAATAATCTTAAAATGGAAATGCATCAAAATAACCCTAACGACTTCAAGAACCTATGTAGTGGTCGGCCTTAATGAAGCTTCGCTAAAAAGACACCAAAAATATGATGTGGTTTCCGCGTCAGCACTAATCAACTTTCACCGATGACTGAAACAATGCGTGATTTCGATCAATGAGGTGGTAATCACATGTCGTTTCGATTAGCGGTGAAATTTGATTAGTGCTGATGTGGAAGTCACGTCATATTCCTGGTACTTTTTTGCTTTTAAAGTCGTCATGGTgtgactttattgaaacaaaattcaaagttaaatgattttaattaaagCAAAATGGAGTTGAATAACCATTTTAAGACAACTAtgaaagttcagtgaccaatagtgcatttaacctttttttttttttgttaaaattggataaattacaATCATGTCCATTGACCTTGAGTTAGTTTTATggtaaacataatataatatgaaagttaggccctgttctttatcacttaatttcagtaacaatcagttcagttcagttcagcattcagtttcagcatccagtttcagtattcagtaatttatccttatttattatattataattatttatatataatttattataataataattattatttaatttattattatttattattattattatttatagtttatcattatctataaattagataaaagttaagaaatgatagtcaagaaatgatagtttattaaagtatatatcgtttaataaaaaaaattaaaactaaagtatgcttctatatttaaaaattaggaattgcactcaaatttatcgaatttatcaatgttagggataaaattgcaccattttagatgttaggggtaaaattacccatgacccaaaacgttagggatatttttacactttaacccttaattagaataaaaagttaagagtttgtattcatataaaaatttgtatttgatttcataggctttaaattatatgtaaatttgtgtttgtatgtaatttgtatttttaatttaaattagactcatttttatttaattttataggcttttatcgagccaaaattttatcaagccgagcttttatttgatattcaatttagttttatctttactaatatatttatttattattgatattattaaatttattagaaccatcattattattattataaatttattaatgtccaatattatcaattaaattattttaaagtctaatatcatcattattgtttagttcggttcagttcggtagtattcagttaagttcagtagtattcagttaaattcagttcagttcagttcaattcagttcagtttttttcagcaataaagaacaaagtcttactcaattttatattttttaatattataaccACTAAATTTCAATTAACGCATCAAAATGACCATTGTCGGTCTTAGAATAGAAACATCcgagaattaaaattgtttagaaccacatttatcatgaaattatgtcttttattttccaaaatcacaattttcaaaattttttatcTACTGACTAAACAATatctaaataacctcaaaacgaaaaagttaaagaattaaaattccttAGTATATTatcaattcttgaaattttttattttcagatcATCATAGGCATTAATTGAAATTTAGTGGCACTTTTATATTACGTTTTAAAATTTAAAGGACATAATATTATTTAAGGTAAAACTCAatagccatgggtgtaatttgcCCGTCAAAAGTGATAACAATGACTaagtttaagtttgtctaaTATTTTAATAGAGTTAACTTCAGAGTATCAAGAATAAAACACTAATATCACAAAACTTAATTTCTTACTACTAAAATTATCAAATTTGTCTAATCCTTTTGTCCTAACAATAATAGTCAGTTCAGATTCTAACAATAATAGTCAGGGTTTAAGTACACCATTGGTCACTAAACTTATATAATTGTCTCAAAACGGTTACTTAACTTCaaattgtctcaataaaatcatccacctttgaatt
The DNA window shown above is from Euphorbia lathyris chromosome 1, ddEupLath1.1, whole genome shotgun sequence and carries:
- the LOC136215251 gene encoding SUN domain-containing protein 5, which gives rise to MKKCRNENGGKNNIIISTNNNKNKNKRRHFYEVSLSLILLLWVLLLLLYSRLGLSHQNNEGNSVLSNRSLPCGGVCKDNSYFEERIYNTTNGLLLELNITSGCNKSAVDINIGNQKYSISEIDRLEDVIASFLGYRSFVCKAQNAEGLKAGTKTNLRSIDSTSFLNLDEFLNVSMREKEEEVPSQLANITHRLEPDGKEYNYASAVKGAKVVAHNKEAKGAENILVHDKDKYLRNPCSAVGKFVVIELSEETLVDVLKVANFEHYSSNLKEFNLSGSSNYPTEMWTQLGNFTAANVKQGQTFKLYEPKWVRYLKLDLLGHYGSEFYCTLSIVEVFGVDAIERMLEDLLIPSEEGNASKLLKPTLIATPVLELGGKGNKVRNATDDSATKNETTTTATTKKIPIPAPVIEVRQQTVSRIPGDTVLKILLQKVRSLELNFSALEEFIKEMNQRQGDLLPDLEKELYRISSLLKSSKTEINSLMEWKQQLAKGVEDLESWKGGLVSSMDALVKENIMLRLDVQKVIDNQANLESKELAVFAISLFFICFATIKLVSTRVVNSLRDSPGNKAAVHRTSRGWFMILITSTMTIFITLLSA